In the genome of Chryseobacterium oryzae, one region contains:
- a CDS encoding SDR family oxidoreductase, producing the protein MNLYTQPMLREGALKDKVAIVTGGGSGLGKAMTKYFLELGAKVVITSRNLEKLQLTAKELEEQTGGKVLSVACDVRNWDEVEAMKEAAIKEFGRIDILLNNAAGNFISPTERLTHSAFDSILDIVLKGTKNCTLSIGKYWIDNKIPGTVLNIVTTYSWTGSAYVVPSACAKAGVLAMTRSLAVEWAKYGIRFNAIAPGPFPTKGAWDRLLPGDLQEKFDMRKKVPLRRVGEHQELANLAAYLVSDYSAYMNGEVVTIDGGEWLQGAGEFNMLEDIPQEMWDALEAMIKAKKSN; encoded by the coding sequence ATGAACTTATATACCCAACCCATGCTTCGTGAAGGAGCATTAAAAGACAAAGTTGCTATCGTAACAGGCGGCGGAAGCGGTCTCGGAAAAGCAATGACAAAATATTTTCTGGAACTCGGCGCAAAAGTTGTCATCACATCCAGAAATTTAGAAAAATTGCAGTTAACCGCTAAAGAACTGGAAGAACAGACTGGCGGAAAAGTACTTTCTGTAGCTTGTGATGTTAGAAACTGGGACGAAGTGGAAGCAATGAAAGAAGCTGCAATAAAAGAGTTTGGAAGAATTGATATTCTCCTCAACAATGCAGCCGGAAACTTCATTTCGCCAACCGAAAGATTAACGCATTCTGCTTTTGATTCTATTTTGGATATCGTATTGAAAGGAACTAAAAACTGCACACTTTCAATCGGGAAATACTGGATCGATAATAAAATCCCGGGAACAGTTCTAAATATTGTAACCACATATTCCTGGACGGGTTCTGCGTATGTAGTTCCTTCTGCATGTGCAAAAGCCGGCGTTTTGGCAATGACGAGAAGTCTTGCCGTAGAATGGGCAAAGTATGGAATCCGTTTTAATGCGATTGCACCGGGACCTTTCCCTACAAAAGGTGCATGGGACAGGTTGCTTCCGGGAGATTTGCAGGAAAAATTTGATATGAGAAAAAAAGTTCCGCTCAGAAGAGTTGGAGAACATCAGGAATTGGCAAATCTTGCCGCATATTTGGTTTCAGATTATTCTGCTTACATGAATGGCGAGGTTGTAACGATAGACGGTGGCGAATGGCTTCAGGGTGCAGGTGAATTTAATATGCTGGAAGACATTCCCCAAGAAATGTGGGATGCTTTAGAAGCAATGATTAAAGCTAAAAAATCAAATTGA
- a CDS encoding lipopolysaccharide biosynthesis protein: MKKLLNETIIYGMGSILPRVITFILNPFFIYFINKEEFAKFTNLYAWVSFVNIVLSFGFETSFFRFSAEEKNREKAFYTSFWFLLGTASVFLISVLLFLQPISEAIGYGAYPEYVKWFAWIAFFDAIIVIPLAWLRFNNMPIKYTAIRITQILVQTLVVLSLFLFVPKSTSQNLGMETGVSYTFVSNLIGSLTGVLLLIPIFMKVKFQFSGDLFKKMLKYSYPIMFAGLAFMVNENFDKLVQIRLIPEGNAGAYGGCYKLAALMTLFVTAYRMGVEPFFFKKMHDANAKQSYAEVTEFFSLFAAITALGIIANISWLKTLFVPDQAFWVAIDIVPIIVIANLFFGIYYNLSTWYKVTDRTRIGTYISWSGAIITIALNLLLLPKYGLMVSAWATIAAYGFMMIISYILGQKYYPIPYKTKKIGVVIFVLIVFSYLSYSVFDSNVWIGNTLLLIFAGSIAFGEKKLLLSILKR, from the coding sequence TTGAAAAAACTACTCAACGAAACCATTATCTACGGAATGGGATCTATTCTGCCAAGAGTAATCACGTTCATCCTGAATCCGTTTTTCATTTATTTTATTAATAAAGAAGAATTTGCCAAGTTTACCAATTTGTATGCTTGGGTTTCGTTCGTGAATATTGTTTTGTCTTTTGGCTTCGAAACTTCATTTTTCCGATTTTCGGCAGAAGAAAAAAATCGTGAAAAAGCTTTTTACACCTCATTTTGGTTTTTACTGGGAACAGCGAGCGTATTTTTAATTTCCGTATTACTTTTTCTGCAACCCATTTCCGAAGCTATTGGTTACGGTGCATATCCAGAATATGTAAAATGGTTCGCTTGGATTGCCTTTTTCGATGCGATTATTGTGATTCCGTTAGCGTGGTTAAGATTCAATAATATGCCGATAAAATACACCGCAATTAGAATCACACAAATCTTGGTTCAGACCTTAGTGGTTCTTTCTTTGTTTTTATTTGTCCCAAAATCAACTTCACAAAATTTAGGGATGGAAACAGGAGTTTCTTACACTTTTGTAAGTAATTTGATTGGAAGTTTAACGGGAGTACTCTTACTGATTCCTATTTTTATGAAAGTAAAATTTCAGTTTTCAGGAGATTTATTTAAGAAAATGCTGAAATATTCCTATCCGATTATGTTTGCTGGTCTGGCATTTATGGTGAATGAAAACTTTGATAAACTCGTTCAAATCAGACTCATCCCTGAAGGTAACGCAGGTGCTTATGGCGGTTGCTACAAACTTGCTGCTTTAATGACGCTTTTCGTTACTGCTTACAGAATGGGTGTAGAACCTTTCTTTTTCAAAAAAATGCATGATGCGAATGCCAAACAAAGCTATGCTGAAGTCACCGAATTTTTCAGTCTTTTTGCTGCCATTACCGCTTTAGGAATCATCGCAAATATTTCTTGGTTGAAAACTCTATTCGTACCCGATCAAGCGTTTTGGGTTGCGATTGATATTGTTCCGATTATTGTTATAGCGAATTTGTTTTTTGGAATTTACTACAACCTTTCTACATGGTATAAAGTAACCGACAGAACCCGAATTGGAACTTATATTTCTTGGAGCGGAGCAATTATTACGATTGCTTTAAACCTGCTTCTTTTACCAAAGTATGGATTGATGGTTTCCGCTTGGGCAACAATTGCAGCATACGGCTTTATGATGATTATCTCCTATATTTTAGGCCAAAAATATTACCCGATTCCTTATAAAACCAAGAAAATTGGTGTAGTGATTTTTGTTTTAATCGTTTTCAGTTATCTTTCATACTCTGTTTTCGACTCTAATGTTTGGATCGGTAATACATTATTGTTAATTTTTGCTGGAAGCATTGCTTTCGGTGAGAAAAAACTACTACTTTCGATCCTTAAAAGGTGA
- a CDS encoding sensor histidine kinase, with product MISRSKYLVWLFAGLFLLLLGIQVYFMYKTYQVKKREIYTSVLSKITKHIDDLEDLGELDEQDKKSSKNILTKYAHKEISKKEFLNYFTENRNKTRNKLSYYIDSQFKKEGYNVAARIVYLSIISIPDSTKLIKNPIIFYETNNKVGQPGVSQTGKWETKSTSTSGKNDTFKKTDSFLIRSKTDFEILNINIIVFKELTLLILCCIAILLSVLLLYIFTVNNLIKQQKQVEVLHTVVDNISHEFKTPIATLKIASKTLKKEYNPEIFPLIDRQISRLEDLMLQLHAEETIEGNSKIYGEDWDFFVNDLAFTYPDTVFKLNNFSPEVLPFDKKLMETVIKNLCENSVKYGASKIFMELKTIQNKLEITISDNGIGMEKKELNSIFEKFYRIQSNNIHNSKGLGLGLFFVKKIIENYNGKIEVSSVVNEGTIFKIFIPYEY from the coding sequence ATGATTTCTAGAAGTAAATATCTGGTTTGGCTTTTTGCTGGTCTGTTCCTGCTTTTGTTAGGAATACAGGTTTACTTTATGTATAAGACCTATCAGGTGAAGAAACGAGAAATCTATACTTCGGTTCTTTCTAAAATCACTAAACATATTGATGATTTGGAAGATTTGGGCGAGCTGGATGAACAGGATAAGAAAAGTTCAAAAAATATTCTTACAAAATACGCTCATAAAGAAATCAGTAAAAAAGAATTTCTTAATTATTTTACAGAAAACAGAAATAAAACCAGAAATAAACTCAGCTATTACATTGACAGTCAATTTAAAAAAGAAGGATATAATGTTGCTGCAAGAATTGTTTATTTATCCATTATTTCAATTCCAGACAGTACAAAGCTAATTAAGAATCCTATCATTTTTTATGAAACAAATAATAAGGTAGGGCAACCCGGTGTATCCCAAACCGGAAAATGGGAAACAAAATCTACTTCTACCTCCGGAAAAAATGATACTTTTAAGAAAACAGATTCTTTTCTTATACGAAGTAAAACCGATTTTGAAATTTTAAATATTAACATAATCGTTTTTAAGGAACTCACTTTGCTTATTTTATGTTGTATCGCCATACTTCTCAGTGTTTTACTTTTATATATTTTTACGGTTAATAATCTCATTAAACAGCAAAAACAGGTGGAAGTTCTCCATACCGTGGTAGATAATATTTCTCATGAATTTAAAACCCCAATTGCCACTCTGAAAATTGCATCTAAAACATTAAAAAAAGAGTACAATCCAGAAATTTTTCCTTTAATAGACCGACAAATCTCCAGATTAGAAGATCTCATGCTGCAACTTCACGCCGAAGAAACTATTGAGGGAAATTCAAAAATATATGGGGAAGACTGGGATTTTTTTGTTAATGATTTAGCTTTTACCTATCCAGATACAGTGTTCAAACTGAACAATTTTAGTCCGGAAGTGCTTCCCTTCGATAAAAAGTTAATGGAGACGGTAATTAAAAATCTCTGTGAAAACAGCGTTAAATATGGTGCTTCTAAAATTTTCATGGAATTAAAAACCATTCAAAATAAACTGGAAATTACCATTTCTGATAACGGAATCGGAATGGAAAAAAAAGAACTGAATAGTATTTTTGAAAAATTCTACAGAATACAGTCTAATAACATCCACAACAGTAAAGGATTAGGCTTAGGTTTGTTTTTTGTAAAGAAAATCATCGAAAATTATAACGGTAAAATAGAAGTTTCTAGCGTGGTGAACGAAGGAACAATATTTAAAATTTTTATTCCTTATGAATATTAA
- a CDS encoding sensor histidine kinase codes for MEIKRLNIIISLGFVAIIGILVAQLLWTRQAYHLEDKKFNQKVNLALLEVVKKLYGSKVTFTENPVQNVANDYYVVNINNEFDPGILEHYLKTEFTRFQINTDYVYAVYNCHSDRMVYGRYVSTHEEDIQDKVITFPKHKNLVYYFSIRFPDKTAYLVSSLKFWYLLTIALIIILFVYVYSIYTIIQQKKFSELQRDFINNMTHEFKTPLSSILLAAEALHQQEEVQNSKKLKTYASIIANQGNKLNLHIEKILNIAKNDASGVKLNLQKLNLSLFLNDIKNQIEQKNENVKIDIQVENSTHIVADEFHFSNMVHNIIDNSIKYCEENPHIQIFETKDAKGLYLKFKDNGIGISNHNINSVFTQFYRINTQKSDEVSGFGLGLFYVKKMVQLHHWKISLQNNTDKGITLSIFIPYQN; via the coding sequence ATGGAGATTAAAAGACTAAACATCATCATCAGCTTAGGTTTTGTGGCAATTATTGGGATTTTAGTTGCTCAGCTTCTCTGGACAAGGCAGGCTTATCATCTCGAAGACAAAAAATTCAATCAGAAAGTTAATTTGGCTTTACTAGAAGTGGTTAAAAAGCTGTATGGTTCTAAAGTGACTTTTACAGAAAATCCGGTTCAGAATGTGGCAAACGATTATTATGTAGTTAACATTAACAACGAATTTGATCCCGGTATTTTAGAACATTATTTAAAAACTGAATTCACGAGATTTCAGATCAATACAGATTATGTGTATGCTGTTTATAACTGCCACAGCGACCGAATGGTTTACGGAAGATATGTTTCTACCCATGAAGAAGACATTCAGGATAAAGTAATTACCTTCCCGAAGCACAAAAATCTGGTATATTATTTTTCGATTCGTTTTCCGGACAAAACGGCTTATCTTGTAAGTTCTCTTAAATTTTGGTATTTACTTACGATAGCTTTAATTATTATACTTTTTGTATATGTTTACTCTATTTATACCATTATTCAGCAGAAAAAGTTCTCAGAACTTCAGAGAGATTTCATTAATAATATGACGCATGAGTTCAAAACTCCTTTATCATCCATACTTTTGGCGGCAGAAGCATTACATCAGCAAGAAGAGGTTCAAAACAGCAAAAAACTGAAAACTTATGCTTCCATCATCGCCAATCAGGGCAATAAGCTCAATCTTCACATAGAAAAGATTCTTAATATTGCTAAAAACGATGCTTCCGGAGTAAAACTGAATCTCCAAAAACTGAATCTTTCTTTATTTTTGAATGATATTAAAAATCAGATAGAACAAAAAAATGAAAATGTAAAAATCGACATTCAGGTTGAAAACTCCACTCATATTGTTGCAGACGAATTTCATTTCAGCAATATGGTGCATAATATTATAGACAATTCCATAAAATATTGTGAAGAAAATCCTCATATTCAAATTTTTGAAACCAAAGATGCAAAAGGATTATATTTGAAATTTAAAGATAATGGGATTGGGATTTCAAACCATAATATCAATTCTGTCTTTACTCAGTTTTATAGAATTAATACTCAGAAATCGGATGAGGTAAGCGGTTTTGGTCTTGGTTTATTTTATGTAAAAAAGATGGTTCAGCTACACCACTGGAAGATTTCTTTGCAAAACAATACAGATAAAGGCATTACATTGTCGATTTTTATACCCTATCAAAATTAA
- a CDS encoding response regulator transcription factor, with the protein MSKSKILYAEDDQTIAFLIQDSLENHYDIHYCSDGKSAMEAFNNNDFDICLLDIMMPKMDGFELAQYIRNKNSDIPIIFISAKSLKEDRIKGLKIGADDYLVKPFSIEELILKIEIFLKRSRKTDVQSSNYAVGSFSFDPKNYILQDKNGKEVSLTQRESDLLLLFIKNKNSVLKRQEILNAIWGDDDYFMGRSLDVFISRLRKIFSEEESIAIENIHGVGFRFAEKTDKK; encoded by the coding sequence ATGAGTAAATCTAAGATTTTATATGCCGAAGACGATCAAACAATTGCTTTTCTAATTCAGGACAGTTTAGAAAATCATTATGATATCCATTACTGTTCAGACGGAAAATCTGCAATGGAAGCATTTAATAATAACGATTTTGATATTTGCCTTCTCGATATTATGATGCCTAAAATGGATGGTTTTGAACTCGCACAATACATCAGAAACAAAAATTCGGATATTCCTATTATTTTTATTTCTGCAAAATCTTTAAAAGAAGATCGTATTAAAGGACTGAAAATTGGGGCAGACGATTATTTGGTAAAGCCTTTCAGCATTGAAGAATTAATTTTAAAAATTGAAATTTTTCTGAAAAGATCCCGAAAAACAGATGTTCAATCCTCCAATTATGCAGTGGGAAGTTTCTCCTTCGATCCAAAAAATTATATTCTGCAAGATAAAAACGGTAAAGAGGTTTCGCTTACGCAAAGAGAATCAGATTTGTTGTTACTATTCATCAAGAACAAAAATTCTGTTCTTAAAAGACAGGAAATTCTGAATGCAATCTGGGGAGATGATGATTATTTTATGGGACGAAGTCTGGATGTTTTTATATCGAGACTAAGAAAAATATTTTCTGAAGAGGAAAGTATTGCTATAGAAAATATTCACGGAGTTGGATTTCGTTTTGCCGAAAAAACAGATAAAAAATGA
- a CDS encoding dihydroorotase gives MKILIKNAQIVNEGIVSENDVLIENDIISKIAKNISEEADQIIDASGKYLLPGVIDDQVHFREPGLTWKGDIESESRAAITGGTTSFIEQPNTVPNAVTQELLADKYEIASKKSFANYGFMMGGTNDNLEEVLKTNPRNVPGIKLFLGSSTGNMLVDNPETLENIFSNTKMLIAVHCEDEATIRENTQKYLDEYGEDIPVKFHHLIRSEEACYKSSSKAIEMAKKTGARLHVFHLSTAKETDLFRNDIPLKDKKITAEVCVHHLTFTNEDYETKGGLIKWNPAVKTQKDKDGLWEALLDDRIDVIATDHAPHTWEEKQNVYTKCPSGAPLVQHSLTVMLENFQQGKISLERIVEKMAHNPAILFRIEKRGFIREGYKADLVLVDLNKNWTVEKENILYKCGWSPLEGMNFSTKVTHTFVNGNLVYDNGKINEEKFGERLLFEVEN, from the coding sequence ATGAAGATTCTCATCAAAAATGCCCAAATCGTTAATGAAGGAATAGTTTCTGAAAATGATGTCCTTATTGAAAATGATATTATTTCTAAAATTGCCAAAAATATTTCTGAAGAAGCAGACCAAATTATCGATGCTTCCGGAAAATATCTTTTACCAGGCGTGATTGACGACCAGGTGCATTTCCGAGAGCCGGGCTTAACCTGGAAAGGTGATATTGAATCTGAATCTAGAGCTGCAATCACTGGTGGAACTACAAGCTTTATTGAGCAACCGAACACCGTTCCGAATGCCGTAACTCAGGAATTATTGGCTGATAAATACGAGATTGCTTCAAAGAAATCATTTGCGAATTATGGTTTTATGATGGGCGGAACGAATGATAATCTTGAAGAAGTTCTGAAAACCAATCCAAGAAATGTTCCCGGAATTAAATTGTTTCTCGGTTCATCCACAGGAAATATGTTGGTTGATAACCCGGAAACTTTGGAAAATATTTTCAGCAATACCAAAATGCTGATTGCCGTTCACTGTGAAGATGAAGCTACAATTCGTGAAAACACTCAAAAATATCTGGATGAATATGGCGAGGATATTCCGGTAAAATTTCATCATTTAATTAGAAGTGAAGAGGCTTGCTACAAATCTTCTTCAAAAGCCATTGAAATGGCAAAAAAGACGGGAGCAAGATTGCACGTTTTCCATTTGTCAACAGCGAAAGAAACAGACCTTTTCAGAAATGATATTCCTCTAAAAGATAAAAAAATAACGGCTGAAGTTTGTGTTCACCATTTAACGTTCACCAACGAAGATTATGAAACAAAAGGCGGCTTAATAAAATGGAATCCCGCTGTAAAAACGCAAAAAGATAAAGACGGACTTTGGGAAGCGTTGCTGGATGACAGAATTGATGTGATTGCGACCGACCACGCACCCCACACTTGGGAAGAAAAACAAAATGTTTACACCAAATGTCCTTCCGGAGCACCTTTAGTACAACATTCTTTAACGGTGATGCTGGAAAACTTCCAACAAGGAAAAATTTCTTTAGAAAGAATTGTTGAAAAAATGGCTCATAACCCAGCAATTTTATTCAGAATTGAGAAAAGAGGTTTTATCAGAGAAGGCTACAAGGCAGATTTGGTTTTGGTGGATTTGAATAAAAACTGGACGGTTGAGAAAGAAAATATCCTTTACAAATGCGGTTGGAGCCCGTTGGAAGGAATGAATTTCAGTACCAAAGTTACCCATACGTTTGTGAACGGAAATTTGGTGTACGATAACGGAAAAATAAATGAAGAAAAATTCGGAGAGCGACTGCTTTTTGAAGTGGAAAATTAA
- a CDS encoding DUF1573 domain-containing protein, producing MKKFTISALLAALAFSPFYANVLPVENLSVIKVLADIKWKSETIDVGNIPQGKPKLIRFEFTNTTGKPIMIENVAPSCGCTTANYTKGEIKPGAKGFVEASYNAASAGAFTKTVTVTTSDTKTPKTLSFKGNVIANK from the coding sequence ATGAAAAAATTTACAATTTCTGCACTTTTAGCAGCTTTGGCATTTTCACCTTTTTATGCAAATGTTTTACCTGTTGAAAACCTTTCTGTAATTAAAGTTTTAGCAGACATCAAATGGAAATCTGAAACTATTGATGTAGGAAACATTCCGCAAGGAAAACCAAAATTAATCAGATTTGAGTTTACCAATACAACAGGAAAACCAATTATGATAGAAAATGTAGCTCCGTCTTGCGGATGCACAACAGCCAATTATACAAAAGGTGAGATTAAGCCAGGAGCAAAAGGTTTTGTAGAAGCAAGTTATAATGCTGCAAGTGCAGGAGCATTTACTAAAACAGTAACTGTTACAACCAGCGATACGAAAACTCCTAAAACCCTTTCTTTTAAAGGAAATGTAATAGCTAATAAATAA
- a CDS encoding response regulator transcription factor — MNIKILLAEDDSDFGMILKQYLELEGFEIFWFQNPEDIVCALKSDFNFNIGILDIMMPNIDGFSLAKIILKEKPDFPILFLTAKNQKIDRLTGLKIGADDYISKPCDPEELTLRIKNILKRSVISESITQYKIGTYILDTEKLLLIHPNEKIRLTIRENELLLYLLKFNHKTIKRDDILNNLWETNDYFTGRSLDVFISRLRKYFQHDYEIKIQSLRGIGFEINFPEN; from the coding sequence ATGAATATTAAAATTCTTTTGGCAGAAGACGATTCAGACTTCGGAATGATTTTGAAACAGTATCTGGAGTTGGAAGGCTTCGAAATTTTTTGGTTTCAGAATCCGGAAGATATTGTTTGTGCTTTAAAGTCGGATTTTAATTTTAATATTGGGATTTTAGATATTATGATGCCCAATATTGATGGTTTTTCTTTGGCGAAAATAATTTTGAAGGAAAAACCAGACTTTCCTATTTTATTTTTAACTGCCAAAAACCAGAAAATAGATCGTTTAACAGGGTTGAAAATTGGTGCCGATGATTATATTTCTAAACCATGCGATCCCGAAGAACTTACTTTGAGAATTAAAAATATTCTGAAAAGATCTGTAATTTCAGAATCGATTACTCAATATAAAATAGGGACTTACATTTTAGATACGGAAAAACTTCTTCTCATACATCCAAATGAAAAGATAAGATTAACGATTCGAGAAAATGAGTTGTTGCTTTATCTTCTTAAATTCAATCATAAAACCATAAAAAGAGATGATATTCTTAATAATCTGTGGGAAACCAACGATTATTTTACAGGAAGAAGTCTCGATGTTTTTATCAGTAGGCTGAGAAAATATTTTCAGCATGATTACGAAATAAAAATCCAATCCCTCAGAGGAATTGGATTTGAAATAAATTTTCCTGAAAACTGA
- a CDS encoding outer membrane beta-barrel family protein: MYKYLLLLVFPVFIFSQSKKISGSISNTEKQPLDSIRIDLFSADNILFKSLLTNQEGEFSFENIPNQSFKIKIQDENYLSYEKIINTENTNKKIEIILKNNQKEIEGVSLTKKKPLVKRKVDRLEFNVENSNISSLNAWEILKKTPQVTVNNDLLAVKGGTSVLITINDKKVMMSGEELKNFLENTQGDDVKSVEVITNPPAKYEAEGSAVLNIVMKKNKIEGYRGIISSKYVQTQYAKGVSGISQYYKKDKISVMASYFRGTGTYYREETGYVNYPEDGTTWISTMNRKDQAKSQNTLNFNIEYEIDTLTTASLNYSGYFNPKSFGTYHVPTIIYNSQNIAQSNYTTINDHYSRTINNSLSFQLDRKLNNKSSISWINYFTGNNATKYQDVLTFLNFANQNPKENNFITDHKNNVQLYSTQLDYQWKGNRLELESGTKYSFVKTDSKLSFSDNENGSFEYKPLKSSNFDYKEHNFALYASLAYNVGKWNFKGGLRTEMTNLEGIVSEPYEVNKNNYWSLFPTFYAQYTTDKKHEFGFSYGKRISRPFYSWLNPAKSYYNLFSYYQGDPKLKATITHNLNLTYSFKNWNIDFYYRKELFPSMEISFQEHENNNLIYYYTNIEKGEAFGISLYKNFEIKPWWSLVVSENLEHNENYFKGIDGVLNKNKVWNWVSNISTSFTLDKNSDWKMEIGQNYYSPAIQGTFRISSSWSAYFVMNRKFFNKKLETALIFNDIFKSTKQKVSTKYGNQDNYFLDYQDTQGFTISLKYNFGNQSVKNTKTIKKSDEQERL, encoded by the coding sequence ATGTATAAATATCTTTTACTTCTGGTATTTCCTGTTTTCATTTTTTCACAATCAAAAAAAATATCGGGAAGTATATCGAATACCGAAAAACAACCGCTCGATTCTATTAGAATTGATTTATTTTCTGCTGATAATATTTTATTTAAAAGTTTACTCACGAATCAGGAAGGAGAATTTTCATTTGAAAATATTCCGAATCAGTCTTTTAAAATTAAAATTCAGGACGAAAATTATCTGTCCTACGAAAAGATCATCAATACTGAAAACACCAATAAAAAAATAGAAATTATTCTGAAAAACAATCAGAAAGAAATTGAAGGAGTATCTCTCACCAAAAAAAAACCTTTAGTGAAAAGAAAAGTAGACAGGCTTGAATTTAATGTAGAAAATTCTAATATATCTTCTCTCAATGCATGGGAAATTCTAAAAAAAACACCTCAGGTAACTGTTAACAATGACCTTTTGGCAGTAAAGGGCGGAACGTCTGTTCTGATAACCATCAACGATAAAAAAGTGATGATGAGTGGCGAAGAACTCAAAAATTTTCTCGAAAACACTCAAGGTGATGATGTAAAATCTGTGGAAGTCATTACCAATCCACCGGCAAAATATGAAGCTGAAGGTTCTGCAGTTTTAAATATTGTAATGAAGAAGAACAAAATTGAAGGATATCGCGGAATTATTTCTTCCAAATACGTTCAGACTCAATATGCAAAAGGTGTTTCGGGTATTTCTCAATATTATAAAAAAGACAAAATTTCTGTGATGGCAAGTTATTTTAGAGGAACAGGCACTTATTACAGGGAAGAAACAGGATATGTAAATTACCCTGAAGATGGTACCACATGGATAAGCACAATGAACCGAAAAGATCAGGCAAAAAGCCAAAATACCTTAAATTTTAATATTGAATATGAAATCGATACTCTCACCACAGCAAGTTTGAATTATTCGGGTTACTTCAATCCAAAATCTTTTGGTACATACCATGTTCCTACCATTATTTACAATTCGCAGAACATTGCTCAATCTAACTATACTACTATTAATGATCATTACTCGAGGACTATTAATAATTCTTTAAGCTTTCAGTTAGACAGAAAACTGAATAACAAAAGCAGTATTTCATGGATTAATTATTTCACAGGAAATAACGCCACGAAATATCAAGATGTACTTACATTTCTGAATTTCGCCAATCAAAATCCTAAAGAGAATAACTTCATCACAGATCATAAAAATAACGTCCAGCTTTATTCCACACAGCTAGATTACCAATGGAAAGGCAATCGGCTAGAATTAGAATCGGGTACTAAATATAGTTTTGTAAAAACAGACAGCAAACTCAGCTTTTCTGATAACGAAAATGGTTCATTCGAATACAAACCTTTAAAAAGCAGTAATTTTGATTATAAAGAACACAATTTTGCTCTTTATGCATCTTTGGCCTATAATGTCGGAAAATGGAATTTTAAAGGTGGACTCCGTACTGAAATGACAAATCTTGAAGGCATCGTTTCGGAACCTTATGAAGTGAATAAAAATAATTACTGGAGCTTATTTCCAACATTTTATGCTCAATATACTACAGATAAAAAGCACGAATTTGGATTCTCCTACGGAAAAAGAATCAGCAGACCATTTTATTCTTGGCTTAATCCTGCGAAATCTTACTACAATCTGTTTTCCTATTATCAGGGAGATCCCAAACTCAAAGCAACCATTACTCATAATCTTAATTTAACTTACTCTTTTAAAAACTGGAATATTGATTTTTACTACCGTAAAGAGCTTTTCCCTTCCATGGAAATTTCTTTTCAAGAACACGAAAATAATAATTTGATCTATTATTATACTAATATTGAAAAAGGAGAAGCTTTCGGAATAAGTCTTTATAAAAATTTTGAAATAAAACCATGGTGGAGTTTAGTGGTTTCTGAAAATCTTGAGCACAATGAAAATTACTTCAAGGGAATTGATGGAGTCTTAAATAAAAATAAAGTTTGGAACTGGGTGTCTAATATTTCAACAAGTTTTACTTTGGATAAAAATTCTGACTGGAAAATGGAAATCGGACAAAATTATTATTCACCGGCAATTCAGGGGACTTTCAGAATATCCAGTTCATGGTCTGCATACTTTGTAATGAACAGAAAGTTTTTCAATAAAAAATTAGAAACTGCTCTTATTTTTAATGATATTTTTAAATCAACAAAACAAAAAGTAAGTACAAAATATGGCAATCAGGATAATTATTTTTTAGATTATCAGGATACACAAGGTTTTACTATTTCTCTAAAGTATAATTTTGGAAATCAATCTGTAAAAAATACCAAAACCATTAAAAAATCCGATGAACAGGAAAGATTGTAA